From a region of the Thermosipho melanesiensis BI429 genome:
- a CDS encoding ABC transporter substrate-binding protein encodes MKKLVSIFLTLIIGLVFSQVEVVFWHGLSRDPDKSSIEKIIKEFENENPDIKVKVVIVPAAETDSTKLLTAVAAGTGPDLVYLDRFTVSQRAANNVLEPMEDYLKKIGIDISEMKNQFYSFAIEECIFNGKMWALPFDTDVRILLYNAKLLKKAGYNEPPKTVYEMINVADKLTVEGKRGRYETVGFIPWYAQGWPYTWIFAFEGKIFDKESGKFIFATDPGVIEAYKWQEEWANRFGYEALNAFGSLQIGDLNPFTAGKLAMIVDGNWTISGLKMFAPKDFEYKISGIPTKSGKPVTWAGGWSLAIPRGAKHKEAAAKLAYYIATKGQVIYCVDTLHLPTYKPAVKSFLEKDPSQKVFVELLDNAKTRPPLPVGALLWDKLVEARDYVLTGKKSVEQALLDAQKEVQEAYDKILGK; translated from the coding sequence GTGAAAAAGTTAGTTAGTATTTTTTTAACACTTATCATTGGATTGGTTTTTTCACAAGTTGAAGTTGTTTTTTGGCATGGACTATCTCGAGATCCAGACAAAAGTAGTATTGAAAAGATCATTAAAGAGTTTGAAAATGAAAATCCAGACATAAAAGTAAAAGTGGTAATTGTTCCAGCAGCAGAAACTGATTCAACAAAACTATTAACAGCTGTAGCAGCTGGCACAGGACCAGATCTTGTCTACTTAGACAGATTTACAGTTTCTCAAAGAGCTGCAAACAACGTACTCGAACCTATGGAAGATTACCTTAAAAAAATAGGTATTGATATATCTGAAATGAAAAATCAATTCTACAGTTTTGCGATTGAAGAATGTATTTTCAACGGAAAAATGTGGGCTTTGCCATTTGATACAGATGTGAGAATCCTACTCTATAATGCAAAACTTCTAAAAAAAGCAGGATACAACGAACCACCAAAAACTGTCTACGAAATGATCAACGTTGCGGATAAATTAACAGTCGAAGGTAAAAGAGGAAGGTATGAAACCGTTGGATTTATCCCCTGGTATGCCCAAGGATGGCCTTATACATGGATTTTCGCATTCGAGGGAAAAATCTTTGATAAAGAAAGCGGAAAATTTATATTTGCAACTGATCCAGGTGTAATTGAAGCATACAAATGGCAAGAAGAATGGGCAAATAGATTTGGTTATGAAGCTCTAAATGCATTTGGCTCGTTGCAAATTGGAGATTTAAATCCATTTACAGCAGGAAAATTGGCAATGATTGTAGATGGAAATTGGACTATTTCAGGATTGAAAATGTTCGCACCAAAAGACTTTGAATACAAAATAAGTGGCATACCAACAAAAAGTGGAAAACCCGTCACCTGGGCAGGAGGATGGAGCCTTGCTATACCAAGAGGTGCAAAACACAAAGAAGCGGCTGCAAAACTTGCATACTATATTGCAACAAAAGGACAAGTAATATACTGCGTTGATACATTACATCTTCCTACATATAAACCAGCTGTAAAAAGCTTTTTAGAAAAAGACCCATCCCAAAAGGTATTTGTAGAGCTTCTTGACAATGCAAAAACAAGACCACCTCTTCCAGTAGGAGCATTACTTTGGGATAAACTTGTTGAAGCAAGGGATTATGTATTAACAGGTAAAAAATCAGTAGAACAAGCACTTTTAGATGCTCAAAAAGAAGTACAAGAAGCATACGACAAAATTTTGGGTAAATAG
- a CDS encoding efflux RND transporter permease subunit, with translation MERLGRFVQKHAFWIILVTFLLTIFFGYQIRNLEVKDDITKYPPKDDPLVKKYESLADEFGINSMVMVGFEIDSFGDLEKIDNLTLKVGKTEGVEHVTSLTNIPLVVKTENGIEVSTVSEMLKARKVEPKELLKYKTLKDKFISSDARAGLMLVSLEEGKESETFDSVKALIESNYDKGVHFYGISAVNQSVKEITLRNLLKLVPISLFIVVLILTITFRKLTGALLPILGVVISVIWTMGLIVLFGFKITIANSVIPVALISIGTAYSIHVVNKYYEEKGDRGERAIYTLRDVGMAVLLSGITTAVGFLSLLTADIKPVWVMGIFSSVGVMLCNFIALFFVPSMLYYINPPAIFHIEKRHSKLDLKPKFTLIVLLVLVVLTIPFLFRIKTDMDIINSINKNERIIVDKKFIEKSFGGCDYIFIDIQGDFKDPGVLMALNEIEKRLKGVKGVVNTFSIVDTMLDLSKAFTGFYSIPFSKEELSNLWFFLQGNETIYSVVNKQLNRGIIQVTVKVESESETRRLIDDIDNILNQVPKGFRLERLPDFNYYASALNVDVKKLKRAYDEVKSLSFSDIAKLHVGDILSAISNVEELMGEELKDKEGVLKDILKVMHFSEEAFENTLRDLDLGYLLYNELYVPYKMWKSQVFAEKLGVDYTEKTEQYLKIVSEEQIYVPSKKETYSAIHTGAQEIALYVSDLLFKNQYQSMFLTLLVVFFLLFLQMKSLRIGLIGIIPSIFTVYFNFVLMGAFNIPLNTATISIAAIAIGAGVDYAIHYISRYKIERQRVKDDKEAVVRTIFTSGRGIIFNAFAVSFGFFTFVFSDIKMLKQFGVLTGITLILSAILTIVFLSSVFLLKKEGGRV, from the coding sequence TTGGAAAGGTTGGGAAGATTTGTTCAAAAACACGCGTTTTGGATAATTTTGGTTACTTTTTTACTAACGATATTTTTTGGTTATCAAATAAGAAATTTGGAGGTGAAAGATGATATTACAAAATATCCCCCGAAAGATGATCCGCTTGTAAAAAAGTATGAATCACTTGCGGATGAATTTGGGATTAATTCTATGGTTATGGTTGGTTTTGAAATTGATTCTTTTGGTGATTTGGAGAAAATTGATAATTTAACGTTGAAGGTTGGAAAGACCGAGGGAGTTGAACACGTAACATCATTAACCAATATTCCGCTTGTAGTTAAGACGGAAAATGGTATAGAAGTTTCTACTGTGTCTGAAATGTTAAAGGCAAGGAAGGTTGAACCAAAGGAGCTTTTAAAGTATAAAACGTTGAAAGATAAGTTTATTTCAAGCGATGCAAGAGCAGGATTAATGCTTGTTTCTCTTGAAGAGGGGAAAGAGTCTGAAACATTTGATTCAGTGAAAGCACTTATTGAGAGTAATTATGACAAAGGGGTACATTTTTATGGGATTTCTGCTGTAAATCAGTCGGTAAAAGAAATTACATTGAGAAATTTATTAAAGCTTGTTCCTATTTCCCTATTCATTGTTGTTTTGATATTGACTATTACCTTTAGAAAACTCACAGGAGCTTTATTGCCTATTTTAGGTGTGGTTATAAGCGTTATTTGGACGATGGGGTTAATTGTACTTTTTGGTTTTAAAATTACAATTGCAAATTCAGTTATTCCAGTTGCTTTGATCTCAATAGGTACTGCATATTCAATACACGTAGTTAATAAGTATTATGAAGAAAAGGGAGACAGAGGAGAAAGAGCAATATATACACTAAGAGATGTTGGAATGGCTGTGTTGTTAAGTGGAATTACAACAGCTGTAGGGTTTTTGTCTTTGCTTACAGCTGATATAAAACCTGTGTGGGTAATGGGGATTTTTTCTAGTGTCGGAGTAATGCTTTGTAATTTCATTGCATTGTTTTTCGTTCCCTCAATGCTTTATTATATTAACCCACCGGCTATTTTTCATATAGAAAAGAGACATTCAAAATTAGATTTAAAACCTAAATTTACATTAATTGTTTTGTTAGTTTTAGTAGTTTTAACTATACCGTTTTTGTTTCGTATCAAAACGGATATGGATATAATAAATTCCATTAATAAAAATGAAAGAATAATAGTTGATAAGAAATTTATAGAGAAAAGTTTTGGGGGATGCGATTATATATTTATAGATATACAAGGAGATTTTAAAGATCCAGGTGTGTTAATGGCACTTAATGAGATTGAAAAGAGATTAAAAGGTGTAAAAGGTGTTGTTAACACATTTTCCATAGTTGATACAATGCTAGATTTAAGTAAAGCATTTACAGGTTTTTATTCTATTCCGTTCTCAAAAGAGGAGTTATCCAATTTATGGTTTTTCCTCCAGGGAAATGAAACGATTTATTCTGTTGTAAACAAGCAATTAAATAGAGGTATTATCCAAGTAACGGTAAAAGTTGAAAGTGAAAGTGAGACACGAAGATTGATTGACGATATTGATAATATATTAAATCAAGTTCCAAAGGGGTTTAGGTTGGAAAGATTACCAGATTTTAATTATTATGCATCAGCATTAAACGTTGATGTGAAAAAGTTAAAAAGAGCGTATGATGAAGTAAAATCTCTTTCTTTTTCGGATATAGCTAAATTACATGTTGGTGATATTTTAAGTGCAATTTCAAATGTGGAAGAGTTGATGGGAGAAGAGTTAAAGGATAAAGAAGGTGTTTTAAAAGATATTCTAAAGGTTATGCATTTTTCCGAGGAGGCATTTGAAAACACATTACGGGATTTGGATTTGGGATATTTGCTTTACAACGAGTTATATGTTCCATATAAAATGTGGAAGAGTCAGGTTTTTGCAGAGAAATTAGGTGTGGATTACACAGAGAAAACTGAACAGTATCTAAAGATAGTTTCAGAGGAGCAAATCTATGTGCCTTCGAAAAAAGAGACTTATAGTGCAATTCATACAGGAGCGCAAGAAATAGCGTTATACGTAAGTGATCTTTTATTTAAAAACCAATATCAATCAATGTTTCTCACACTTCTTGTTGTATTTTTCCTGCTTTTTCTACAGATGAAATCTCTAAGGATAGGTTTGATTGGGATAATCCCATCTATATTTACCGTATATTTCAATTTTGTGTTAATGGGAGCTTTTAATATACCGCTTAATACTGCAACTATCTCTATTGCTGCAATTGCAATAGGTGCGGGTGTAGATTATGCAATTCATTATATTTCAAGGTATAAAATTGAAAGACAAAGGGTTAAGGATGATAAAGAAGCAGTTGTTAGAACAATTTTTACCAGTGGAAGGGGAATTATCTTTAATGCATTTGCAGTTTCTTTTGGATTCTTTACTTTTGTGTTTTCAGATATAAAGATGCTTAAGCAGTTTGGTGTGTTAACGGGTATAACTTTAATTTTAAGTGCAATTTTGACAATAGTGTTTCTTTCTTCAGTATTTTTATTAAAAAAAGAAGGAGGGAGAGTATGA
- a CDS encoding outer membrane lipoprotein-sorting protein, with the protein MNLKKQVLLMFLTLFVISAFSLTGQQVLDLVKDNYQNVKDEKALFDLRMVDEKGNVQEKEFEIYMYKKSEDVVYAIIRFNKPKSDKNLTLLVKGADNIYLYMPAFRTTKRISGAAKNDRFAGSDFTYKDIELVYKVSDKNYEAELTKEDENYYYLHITHNDSELDFKELNMKVDKKLKIPVYIEFFNWQGEKYKSITFEKIENVKGYNVPKKIVAKNLKENTVTEIVMKEVEFDIGIPERFFSPVTISKPILRF; encoded by the coding sequence ATGAATTTGAAGAAGCAGGTATTGTTGATGTTTTTAACACTTTTTGTAATTTCTGCGTTTTCCTTGACAGGACAACAGGTATTGGATTTAGTTAAAGATAACTATCAAAATGTAAAGGATGAAAAAGCTTTGTTTGATTTAAGGATGGTAGATGAAAAAGGAAATGTCCAGGAAAAAGAGTTCGAAATTTACATGTATAAAAAAAGTGAAGATGTTGTTTATGCGATAATTAGGTTCAACAAGCCTAAATCTGATAAAAATTTAACGTTATTGGTGAAAGGTGCAGATAATATTTATCTTTATATGCCCGCTTTTAGAACAACAAAGAGAATTAGTGGTGCGGCAAAAAACGATAGATTTGCAGGCTCTGATTTCACGTATAAAGATATAGAGCTTGTTTATAAAGTTAGTGATAAAAATTATGAAGCTGAGCTTACAAAAGAAGATGAAAATTATTACTACTTACATATTACACACAATGATTCAGAATTGGATTTTAAAGAATTGAATATGAAAGTTGATAAAAAGTTAAAAATTCCCGTTTACATTGAATTTTTCAATTGGCAAGGAGAAAAATATAAGAGTATAACTTTTGAAAAAATTGAAAATGTAAAAGGGTACAATGTCCCAAAAAAGATAGTTGCAAAAAATTTAAAAGAAAATACTGTTACTGAAATTGTCATGAAAGAAGTGGAATTTGATATAGGTATTCCTGAAAGATTCTTTTCACCAGTTACAATTTCAAAACCAATATTGAGATTTTAG
- a CDS encoding polyhydroxyalkanoate synthesis regulator DNA-binding domain-containing protein, whose product MRLIKKYKNRKLYDTFDKQFITLDDIANFVKKGEIIKVIDDLGNDITQEISLKARLKGKIFGNIRREIIEKLIHGFIKIFKGNTDEFVEILLDLVNQGVLPADIAKELGNSVIKHFNEFNDRIKEDILEIIKSTGFVPKQEYEELKEKYERLKRKCKEGE is encoded by the coding sequence GTGCGGTTAATAAAAAAATACAAAAACAGAAAATTGTATGATACGTTTGATAAACAATTCATTACATTGGATGATATTGCTAATTTTGTTAAAAAAGGTGAGATTATTAAAGTTATAGATGACCTGGGTAATGATATTACCCAGGAAATTTCTTTAAAAGCAAGGTTAAAGGGAAAGATATTTGGAAATATTAGAAGGGAAATTATTGAAAAACTCATACATGGTTTTATTAAAATATTTAAGGGAAATACGGATGAATTTGTGGAGATTTTACTTGATTTAGTAAATCAGGGGGTTTTACCTGCAGATATAGCCAAAGAGCTTGGAAATTCCGTAATAAAACATTTTAATGAATTTAATGATAGAATAAAGGAAGATATTTTGGAAATTATAAAATCAACAGGTTTTGTTCCAAAACAAGAATATGAAGAGTTAAAAGAAAAGTATGAAAGGTTAAAAAGAAAATGTAAAGAGGGGGAATAG
- a CDS encoding N-acetyltransferase — MYISKSAKLGKDVEYGYNVVIEDNVVIEDEVVIGHNVVVREGTVIKKGSVIGDNTVLGKRPFKAKSSATTEEKELLPLVIGEYVTIGANCVIYRGAVLNNFVFVGDLASIREDVEIGEFTIIGRGVTVENKTSIGRYVKIETEAYITAISTIEDYCFIAPEVTFTNDNFLGRTEERKKFFKGPTLKVGARIGANATILPGIVIGEDALVAAGTVVTKNVPPRKIYVGVPAKELRDVPSEQLLENQSFYKNL, encoded by the coding sequence ATGTACATATCAAAAAGTGCAAAGTTGGGGAAAGATGTAGAATATGGTTATAATGTGGTTATAGAAGATAATGTTGTAATTGAAGATGAAGTGGTTATAGGTCATAACGTAGTTGTAAGAGAAGGGACTGTTATTAAGAAAGGAAGTGTTATAGGAGATAACACGGTATTGGGCAAAAGACCTTTTAAGGCTAAATCTTCCGCAACTACAGAAGAAAAAGAATTGTTACCGTTGGTTATTGGAGAGTATGTTACAATAGGTGCAAATTGTGTTATATACAGAGGAGCTGTATTAAATAATTTTGTTTTTGTTGGTGACCTTGCAAGTATAAGAGAAGATGTTGAAATAGGCGAATTTACAATAATTGGAAGAGGAGTAACAGTTGAAAACAAAACTTCTATAGGCAGATATGTGAAAATTGAAACAGAAGCTTACATAACAGCTATTTCTACGATAGAAGATTATTGCTTTATTGCCCCTGAGGTTACATTTACAAATGATAATTTTTTGGGTAGAACGGAAGAAAGAAAGAAATTTTTCAAAGGACCAACGTTAAAAGTTGGTGCAAGAATAGGAGCAAATGCAACAATATTACCTGGTATAGTTATTGGTGAAGATGCATTGGTTGCTGCAGGAACTGTAGTTACAAAGAATGTACCGCCAAGAAAAATATATGTAGGGGTACCTGCAAAAGAACTTCGAGATGTTCCAAGTGAACAACTTTTAGAAAATCAAAGTTTTTACAAGAATTTATAA
- a CDS encoding chromate transporter, producing the protein MIKVFLTFVKIGFLAFGGGWSIIGIIQNEVLSNNWLTPEQFKEILSIAQMTPGPVFLNIATYVGLKTFGLTGAILNSLAVLVAPITFTTLFFFFRNKISNKLISALKFGVIFLILLTIQSLALHIENFYQILITLLSLILFIKTKIDPIFIILLSGILGIVFYKFL; encoded by the coding sequence TTGATTAAAGTCTTTCTCACATTTGTAAAAATTGGCTTTTTGGCATTTGGCGGTGGATGGTCAATTATTGGAATAATACAGAACGAAGTACTTTCAAACAATTGGTTAACCCCCGAACAATTTAAAGAGATTCTTTCAATAGCCCAGATGACTCCTGGACCCGTTTTTTTAAATATAGCAACTTACGTTGGCCTAAAGACGTTTGGTTTAACGGGAGCAATACTAAATTCTCTTGCAGTTTTGGTTGCACCTATAACCTTTACAACGTTATTTTTCTTTTTCAGAAACAAAATCTCAAACAAATTAATTAGTGCCCTTAAGTTTGGAGTAATTTTCCTTATCTTATTAACTATCCAATCACTGGCTTTACATATAGAAAATTTCTATCAAATACTTATCACTCTTTTATCGCTCATACTGTTTATCAAAACAAAAATAGATCCAATTTTTATAATTCTTTTATCAGGGATATTAGGGATCGTTTTTTATAAATTCTTGTAA
- the topA gene encoding type I DNA topoisomerase, with product MEKKKKVIIVESPAKAKTIEKILGKNFKVISSKGHVRDLPPKKFGVDLKTFEPEFEIIPGKEKVIEKIKKETEGKEVLIASDMDREGEAIAWHLSNILNLSGKNRIIFTEITPNTIKKSVENPREIDIKKVNAQLARRILDRIVGYKISPLLWKIIKGAMSAGRVQSAALKIICDRERKRFLFKPKEFYKVSIEIKKVKANLWGISGKKIKQENITEEIANDIKETVKEVILEKISEKERKKSSPLPYITSTLQQDAATKLGFPVSKTMQIAQALYEGVDTKEGHIAFITYMRTDSTRVSEEAKEMAKAFIEKKFGENYLGTTKKGKKKKKNVQDAHECIRPVNVEITPEIAQDLLNKDMYKLYKIIWKRFVASQMKEATYKDKTYIFKSGKYEFRTTISHRIFDGFEIIYPEKETTEKAVQLNEGEKYKVSKINVEKDATKPPSRFTEATLVKTLEAEGIGRPSTYATIISTLLQRKYVVKEKKELVPTLLGFVVEDFLTKKFPEIVDKKFTALMEEELDKIEEGEKKWKEVLNEFYSKFSKDLLNAQKEFYTINYETDLKCEECENTYKLKIGKYGLYLNCESCGKNKSIDNTLNAVIIKNNAYIQKAIEKNIKETVSENSCPKCGGHLTRKKGKFGYYFKCDNCDFTVSGYKIAAGRCPKCSSVVVMKRSKNNKIYWACSNPDCDYMSWNEPK from the coding sequence GTGGAAAAGAAAAAGAAAGTAATAATTGTTGAATCTCCGGCAAAGGCAAAAACTATAGAAAAGATATTGGGGAAAAATTTTAAAGTTATATCATCCAAAGGACACGTTAGGGATCTTCCACCAAAAAAATTTGGAGTGGACCTTAAAACTTTTGAGCCCGAATTTGAGATAATTCCCGGGAAAGAAAAGGTAATTGAAAAAATAAAGAAAGAAACAGAGGGAAAAGAAGTACTTATAGCTTCAGATATGGATAGAGAAGGAGAAGCTATTGCCTGGCATTTGTCAAATATCTTAAATCTATCTGGAAAAAACCGTATAATTTTCACTGAAATCACTCCAAATACCATTAAAAAATCCGTAGAAAATCCAAGAGAGATTGATATAAAAAAGGTAAATGCTCAGCTTGCAAGAAGGATACTCGACAGAATAGTTGGATACAAAATAAGTCCCCTTCTTTGGAAAATAATTAAAGGTGCAATGAGTGCAGGAAGGGTTCAATCAGCGGCACTAAAAATCATATGTGATAGAGAAAGAAAAAGATTCTTATTTAAACCAAAGGAATTCTACAAAGTTTCTATAGAAATAAAAAAGGTGAAAGCAAACCTTTGGGGAATTTCTGGAAAAAAGATAAAACAAGAAAACATAACTGAAGAAATAGCAAATGACATTAAAGAAACGGTAAAAGAAGTAATACTTGAAAAAATTTCAGAAAAAGAAAGAAAAAAATCTTCACCTTTACCATACATAACCAGTACATTACAACAAGACGCTGCAACAAAACTGGGGTTTCCCGTTTCAAAAACAATGCAAATTGCACAGGCGTTGTACGAAGGTGTGGATACAAAAGAAGGTCATATCGCCTTTATAACCTATATGAGGACTGATTCAACTCGCGTTTCAGAAGAAGCAAAAGAAATGGCAAAAGCATTTATAGAAAAAAAATTTGGAGAAAATTATCTTGGTACAACCAAAAAAGGAAAGAAAAAAAAGAAAAACGTACAAGATGCCCATGAATGTATACGACCTGTAAATGTTGAAATAACACCTGAGATTGCACAAGATCTGCTCAATAAAGATATGTACAAATTATACAAAATCATATGGAAAAGGTTCGTTGCCTCACAAATGAAAGAGGCTACCTACAAAGACAAAACCTATATATTCAAAAGTGGAAAATACGAATTTAGAACAACAATTTCGCATAGGATATTTGATGGTTTTGAAATAATTTACCCTGAAAAAGAAACTACAGAAAAAGCTGTACAGCTTAATGAAGGAGAAAAATACAAAGTTTCAAAAATAAATGTAGAGAAAGACGCTACAAAACCACCTTCAAGATTTACCGAAGCAACACTTGTAAAAACACTAGAAGCAGAAGGAATCGGAAGACCAAGCACTTATGCGACCATAATTTCTACTTTACTCCAAAGAAAATATGTTGTAAAAGAAAAAAAAGAACTCGTTCCCACACTCCTTGGTTTTGTGGTAGAAGACTTTTTAACAAAAAAATTTCCAGAAATAGTAGACAAAAAATTTACAGCACTAATGGAAGAGGAATTGGACAAAATAGAAGAAGGAGAAAAAAAGTGGAAAGAAGTCTTAAATGAATTTTACTCTAAATTTTCAAAAGACTTATTAAATGCACAAAAGGAATTCTATACAATAAACTATGAAACAGATTTAAAATGCGAAGAATGTGAAAATACATATAAATTAAAAATAGGAAAATATGGATTGTACTTAAACTGCGAATCTTGTGGGAAAAACAAAAGCATCGATAACACATTAAATGCAGTTATAATCAAAAACAATGCATACATACAAAAAGCTATTGAAAAAAATATAAAAGAAACAGTTTCTGAAAATTCATGTCCAAAATGTGGCGGACATTTAACAAGAAAAAAAGGAAAATTTGGATATTACTTTAAATGTGACAATTGTGATTTTACAGTTTCCGGATATAAAATTGCGGCGGGGAGATGCCCCAAATGTAGTTCTGTAGTTGTTATGAAAAGAAGTAAAAACAACAAAATATATTGGGCATGTTCAAATCCAGATTGTGATTATATGTCATGGAATGAACCAAAATGA
- a CDS encoding 3'-5' exoribonuclease YhaM family protein, translating into MKLPKELIEKFKEPFISELENYINSEVELIVKVKSKRLLENKNGQKYLLITFEDKTGILRAIDWFNAEKNDSKIDVGNVVRANGKVVLYDGRLQLNILQDSDIIVLNNNEYSYERFVAESKIPIDVIMKDLNNMIKSIKNYHLKKLLEEIFNDKELSEKFKEAPAGLKIHHNYRGGLAEHSITVAKMCDNLSKVYPWINRDLLITGALLHDIGKIYDYVINPKGIEITKSGELIGHIVKGYEIVEKKIESIGLNEELKTELLHMIISHHGELEWGSPIVPKTPEAFILHMIENLDSKLNRIQNIKEKELETNPDKEWSDFDPNLGRRFLLKHIERG; encoded by the coding sequence TTGAAATTACCTAAAGAATTAATTGAAAAATTTAAAGAACCGTTTATTTCAGAGCTAGAAAATTACATTAACTCCGAAGTAGAATTAATAGTAAAAGTTAAAAGCAAAAGACTGCTCGAAAATAAAAATGGTCAAAAATACCTACTTATCACATTTGAAGACAAAACAGGCATATTAAGAGCTATTGATTGGTTTAACGCAGAAAAAAACGATTCAAAAATAGATGTTGGAAATGTTGTTAGGGCAAATGGGAAAGTAGTACTTTATGACGGAAGATTGCAACTAAATATACTCCAAGACTCGGATATTATAGTCTTAAACAACAACGAATATTCTTATGAAAGATTCGTGGCCGAATCAAAAATTCCAATAGATGTAATAATGAAAGATCTAAATAACATGATAAAATCGATTAAAAACTATCATCTTAAAAAACTATTGGAAGAAATATTTAACGATAAAGAGCTTTCTGAAAAGTTTAAAGAAGCACCTGCAGGTTTAAAAATTCATCACAATTATAGGGGAGGACTTGCAGAACATAGCATTACTGTTGCAAAGATGTGTGATAACCTTTCAAAGGTTTATCCTTGGATAAATCGTGATCTTTTAATTACAGGAGCGCTATTACACGATATTGGAAAAATATACGATTATGTTATTAACCCAAAAGGGATTGAAATAACTAAATCCGGTGAATTAATAGGCCATATTGTAAAAGGTTATGAAATTGTAGAGAAAAAAATAGAAAGTATAGGCCTTAATGAAGAATTAAAGACCGAGCTTCTCCATATGATAATTTCTCATCATGGAGAACTGGAATGGGGTTCTCCCATAGTTCCAAAAACTCCTGAAGCGTTTATTTTGCACATGATAGAAAATCTAGATTCAAAGTTAAATAGAATACAAAATATAAAAGAAAAAGAGCTAGAAACAAATCCAGATAAAGAGTGGAGTGATTTTGATCCAAATCTTGGAAGACGCTTTTTATTAAAACACATTGAGAGGGGATAA
- the alr gene encoding alanine racemase — protein MFTESRRTFAEIDLKNYIHNLKYFEEKCAPSKVMPVIKADGYGHGAIYLAKAAEKYGIDYFAVAFLEEALTLRKNGIKSDILVFNYIDKDFVELAVENNITITMLSWEQFELYKKLKKKPKVHINVDTGMNRVGIKPKDAKKFYNALIENEFIVEGAYTHFAVADSTKKEDILFTKKQYKLFSELNLNVKIKHVNNSAGAILGIVPIENYVRIGIASYGLMPSNEVKDENLKSVLTWKSIVSHVKHIEPGESISYGRTFRAKEKMKVATIPVGYADGYWRHLSNLGEVLIRGRRRKILGRVCMDQFVVEADDEVQVGDEVVLIGSQGNEKITAEEIAQKVGSINYEVTCRISSRVPRIYKGVEL, from the coding sequence ATGTTTACGGAAAGTAGAAGAACTTTTGCAGAAATAGACCTTAAAAATTATATACACAACCTAAAATACTTCGAAGAAAAATGTGCACCTTCTAAAGTAATGCCTGTGATAAAGGCTGATGGATATGGGCATGGCGCAATATACTTGGCAAAGGCAGCGGAAAAGTATGGAATAGACTATTTTGCAGTTGCATTTCTAGAAGAAGCTTTAACTTTAAGAAAGAATGGTATAAAATCAGATATATTGGTCTTTAATTACATAGATAAAGACTTTGTAGAGCTTGCAGTTGAAAACAACATAACTATAACCATGCTTTCTTGGGAACAATTTGAACTTTACAAAAAACTTAAGAAAAAGCCAAAGGTACATATAAACGTTGACACGGGAATGAATAGAGTTGGTATAAAGCCTAAAGATGCAAAAAAATTTTACAATGCTTTGATTGAAAATGAATTCATCGTAGAAGGAGCATATACACATTTTGCAGTGGCCGATTCCACAAAAAAGGAAGATATTTTATTTACCAAAAAACAATACAAGTTATTCTCAGAATTAAATTTAAATGTTAAAATAAAACATGTTAACAACAGTGCGGGGGCTATTCTTGGTATTGTTCCAATTGAAAATTATGTGAGAATAGGAATAGCAAGCTATGGACTGATGCCAAGTAATGAAGTAAAAGATGAAAATTTAAAATCTGTTCTTACTTGGAAAAGTATAGTTTCTCATGTAAAACATATAGAACCAGGGGAATCAATTAGTTATGGTAGAACATTCAGAGCAAAAGAAAAGATGAAGGTTGCAACAATTCCCGTGGGATACGCAGATGGATACTGGAGACATCTATCAAACTTGGGAGAAGTATTAATAAGGGGAAGAAGAAGGAAAATTTTGGGAAGGGTATGTATGGATCAATTCGTAGTTGAAGCGGACGACGAGGTACAAGTAGGTGATGAAGTTGTTCTAATCGGCTCCCAGGGAAATGAAAAAATCACCGCAGAAGAAATAGCCCAAAAGGTGGGAAGTATAAATTATGAAGTAACATGCAGAATATCAAGCAGAGTACCTAGAATATACAAAGGGGTGGAACTTTGA